Part of the Triticum aestivum cultivar Chinese Spring chromosome 4D, IWGSC CS RefSeq v2.1, whole genome shotgun sequence genome is shown below.
ACAACGGCCACCTGCGATGACGTACCACCGCCTCTTCGAGCAGCGCCGGCCCGCCCTGCACGGGGAGACACCTCCAACTCTGGCCTAGGTAACTGCCCGGTGTGCCTCGAGCCATTACACGGGCGTACCAACATCATGGCGGCGCATGAGTGCGCCCATGTGTTTCACGCGTCTTGCATTGAGCCATGGCTCCACAACCGGGGCTCCTGCCCCGTGTGTCAGTACACTGGCATCCCCACCTCCATCCCCATCCCTGaccccgcctccacctccacctccatcgGCGACTGTCCGGTGTGCCTCGAGCCCTTGCGCCTTGATTGTGGCGATGTCAGGGCGGCACACGCTTGCGGTCATGTGTTTCACTCGTGTTGCATTGAGCCGTGGCTCAACCAACAAGGCTCATGCCCCGTGTGCCGGTGCACTGTCAACCTCACCCCCACCTCTacctccacccccacccccacctctACTTCCACCATCGCCTCCACCCCTACCTCCGACACCATCGGCTACTGTCCGGTGTGCCTTGAGCCCATGCACGCTGGTAGTGGCGACATCAGGGCGGCACACGCATGTGGACACGTGTTCCACTCACGATGCATTGAGCGGTGGGTACGTCGACGGGGCTCATGCCCTGTGTGCCGGTGCACTGTCAGCTTCAACCCCAACTCCACCTACAACCCCGCCTCCATCTCCACCTCCAACCCCACCACAAACACTAACCGCACCTCCATCCCCACCTCCAACCCCACCCCCATCCACACCCCCACCCCAAACTCTACCTCCAACTCCGGACCCGTTGGCGAATGTCCAGTGTGCCTTGAGCCCTTATGCGTTGGTGGTGGCGACATGAGGGCAGCTCACGTATGCGGCCATGTGTTCCACTCCCGCTGCATCGAGCGGTGGCTACGCCACCGCAACTCATGCCCCGTGTGTCGTTGCACTGTCACGTGCAGTCGCAACCCATGAAACTAAGTAGCATCTGCTGCTACCAGTGGTGGTGCTTGCAACCCCCAAGAGACGGTGGTCATAGTGATTGCGGAACAAACGGGAGAGTAGGGGCACCAGAGCCGATGACGGTGATATGCAAAGATCCATGATCACTTGAGCTGAACTACTCAGTGACCAAGACAACATGCAACAATGTTGGTAATGACAATGAGTGTGACAGTTTGCCAGTAAACAATTATATTGTACGGTTGTTTTTTGCTTTGGAATGAGCTTGCTTAGACATAGTAGATATATTTCATTTATGTTCTGTCATTTGTTCAGTGACAGAAAATTCTTTTGTTATTGGTGTTATATAGAGTTTGCTACAATGTAAACCAAACCATAGAGATAAGGGTTTGgaattcgatttgattcttttatTGTATCTCAACCCTTGTAATCTCTGAATGTAATTTGTTGCATATATAAATAACATGCACGCGTCCCTGCTAAGAGGCATACGCTTCAAACCCATCGTTCAACCAAAAGTTTACAGTTGGTTCAGACTGCGTTAACATTCCAAGAGACAAAATACATGGCAGAACTAAAGTTTCTAGAGAATAATCTCATTGGTAATTTATTGCATTACAAATTTACAATGCTGTTGGATTAAAAGTTTCTATGATGGCACATCGACATGGTAATGGAGGGCACAGAAAAATAATGGAGAAATTCAACACTAATTTCAGAAACTAGCAAAACCCCTAGCGATCATTACACAACTCCTGTCTGTCCAGTCGGACTAACCACTCCTCCCCTCTAGTAGACAGCTTATGTTTGTTTGTTTTCCTTCTGTTCGATCTAAAGACATGTCTGATTATGCTGTAAGCCCGGACGACCTCGACGATGGGCGCGCGCCACAGCGGGCACTTGCTGGCCATGTGGAGCACCTCATCGAAAaagggtccccccccccccccccccccgctttgtattccaaagcaactgACCGATACATCCAACGacaggtgc
Proteins encoded:
- the LOC123100639 gene encoding flocculation protein FLO11-like, encoding MAAAAPPRRIGRSTVHMDGGGADRPTPPAIDGVGVTSSGAGAGRRPGINLFSGPVCAAVFVSFALCIVAFCVYSFLARRRAIFDARRRFLGRVRDNFNRLSEWSADEPVPPPPPAATQPPPASVTTTDRVDEPPPPPVATTAPGFDVPPPPPVATTATCDDVPPPLRAAPARPARGDTSNSGLGNCPVCLEPLHGRTNIMAAHECAHVFHASCIEPWLHNRGSCPVCQYTGIPTSIPIPDPASTSTSIGDCPVCLEPLRLDCGDVRAAHACGHVFHSCCIEPWLNQQGSCPVCRCTVNLTPTSTSTPTPTSTSTIASTPTSDTIGYCPVCLEPMHAGSGDIRAAHACGHVFHSRCIERWVRRRGSCPVCRCTVSFNPNSTYNPASISTSNPTTNTNRTSIPTSNPTPIHTPTPNSTSNSGPVGECPVCLEPLCVGGGDMRAAHVCGHVFHSRCIERWLRHRNSCPVCRCTVTCSRNP